The following proteins come from a genomic window of Loxodonta africana isolate mLoxAfr1 chromosome 19, mLoxAfr1.hap2, whole genome shotgun sequence:
- the LOC104846773 gene encoding glycerol-3-phosphate dehydrogenase 1-like protein isoform X1, giving the protein MAATPLKVCILGSGNWGSAVAKIIGNNVKKLQKFASTVKMWVFEETVNGRKLTDIINNDHENVKYLPGHKLPDNVVAVSNLNEAVQDADLLVFVIPHQFIHRICDEITGRVPKKTLGISLIKGIDEGPEGLKLISDIIREKVGIDISVLMGANTANDVAADEFCETTIGSKEMKNGLLFKELLQTPNFLITVVDDADTVELCGALKNIVAVGAGLCDGLRYGDNTKAAVIRLGLVEMISFARIFCKGQVSTATFLESCGVADLITTCYGGRNRKVAEAFVRTGKTIEELEREMLDGQKLQGPQTSAEVYRILKKKGLIDKFPLFTAVYQICYEGKPVQDLLSCLQYHPVRT; this is encoded by the coding sequence ATGGCAGCAACACCCCTCAAAGTGTGCATCCTGGGCTCGGGGAACTGGGGTTCAGCTGTTGCAAAAATAATTGGTAATAATGTCAAGAAACTTCAGAAGTTTGCCTCCACGGTCAAGATGTGGGTCTTTGAAGAAACGGTTAATGGGAGAAAACTGACAGACATCATAAACAATGACCatgaaaatgtaaaatatctccCTGGACACAAGCTGCCAGACAATGTGGTTGCAGTTTCAAATCTCAACGAGGCCGTGCAGGACGCAGACCTGCTGGTGTTTGTCATTCCTCACCAGTTCATTCATAGAATCTGTGATGAGATCACTGGGAGGGTGCCCAAGAAAACACTAGGAATCAGCCTCATCAAGGGGATAGATGAGGGCCCTGAGGGGCTGAAACTCATTTCCGACATCATTCGAGAGAAGGTGGGCATTGACATCAGTGTGCTCATGGGAGCCAATACTGCCAACGATGTGGCCGCAGATGAGTTCTGTGAGACCACCATTGGCAGCAAAGAAATGAAGAATGGCCTTCTCTTCAAAGAACTTCTGCAGACTCCAAATTTCCTGATTACAGTGGTTGATGATGCAGATACTGTTGAACTTTGCGGTGCTCTTAAGAACATCGTAGCTGTGGGAGCCGGGCTCTGTGATGGTCTGCGCTACGGAGACAACACCAAAGCTGCAGTCATCCGCCTCGGACTCGTGGAGATGATCTCATTTGCCAGGATCTTCTGCAAGGGCCAGGTGTCCACAGCCACCTTCCTAGAGAGCTGTGGGGTGGCTGACCTGATCACCACCTGCTATGGAGGCCGGAACCGCAAGGTGGCTGAGGCGTTTGTCAGGACTGGAAAGACCATTGAAGAATTAGAGAGAGAGATGCTGGATGGGCAGAAACTCCAAGGACCTCAGACTTCTGCTGAAGTGTACCGCATCCTCAAGAAGAAGGGACTAATCGACAAGTTTCcgttgttcactgctgtatatcAGATTTGCTATGAAGGAAAACCCGTTCAAGATCTGTTGTCTTGTCTCCAGTACCATCCAGTGCGCACATAA
- the LOC104846773 gene encoding glycerol-3-phosphate dehydrogenase 1-like protein isoform X2 has product MAATPLKVCILGSGNWGSAVAKIIGNNVKKLQKFASTVKMWVFEETVNGRKLTDIINNDHENVKYLPGHKLPDNVFIHRICDEITGRVPKKTLGISLIKGIDEGPEGLKLISDIIREKVGIDISVLMGANTANDVAADEFCETTIGSKEMKNGLLFKELLQTPNFLITVVDDADTVELCGALKNIVAVGAGLCDGLRYGDNTKAAVIRLGLVEMISFARIFCKGQVSTATFLESCGVADLITTCYGGRNRKVAEAFVRTGKTIEELEREMLDGQKLQGPQTSAEVYRILKKKGLIDKFPLFTAVYQICYEGKPVQDLLSCLQYHPVRT; this is encoded by the exons ATGGCAGCAACACCCCTCAAAGTGTGCATCCTGGGCTCGGGGAACTGGGGTTCAGCTGTTGCAAAAATAATTGGTAATAATGTCAAGAAACTTCAGAAGTTTGCCTCCACGGTCAAGATGTGGGTCTTTGAAGAAACGGTTAATGGGAGAAAACTGACAGACATCATAAACAATGACCatgaaaatgtaaaatatctccCTGGACACAAGCTGCCAGACAATGTG TTCATTCATAGAATCTGTGATGAGATCACTGGGAGGGTGCCCAAGAAAACACTAGGAATCAGCCTCATCAAGGGGATAGATGAGGGCCCTGAGGGGCTGAAACTCATTTCCGACATCATTCGAGAGAAGGTGGGCATTGACATCAGTGTGCTCATGGGAGCCAATACTGCCAACGATGTGGCCGCAGATGAGTTCTGTGAGACCACCATTGGCAGCAAAGAAATGAAGAATGGCCTTCTCTTCAAAGAACTTCTGCAGACTCCAAATTTCCTGATTACAGTGGTTGATGATGCAGATACTGTTGAACTTTGCGGTGCTCTTAAGAACATCGTAGCTGTGGGAGCCGGGCTCTGTGATGGTCTGCGCTACGGAGACAACACCAAAGCTGCAGTCATCCGCCTCGGACTCGTGGAGATGATCTCATTTGCCAGGATCTTCTGCAAGGGCCAGGTGTCCACAGCCACCTTCCTAGAGAGCTGTGGGGTGGCTGACCTGATCACCACCTGCTATGGAGGCCGGAACCGCAAGGTGGCTGAGGCGTTTGTCAGGACTGGAAAGACCATTGAAGAATTAGAGAGAGAGATGCTGGATGGGCAGAAACTCCAAGGACCTCAGACTTCTGCTGAAGTGTACCGCATCCTCAAGAAGAAGGGACTAATCGACAAGTTTCcgttgttcactgctgtatatcAGATTTGCTATGAAGGAAAACCCGTTCAAGATCTGTTGTCTTGTCTCCAGTACCATCCAGTGCGCACATAA